In Phormidium yuhuli AB48, one genomic interval encodes:
- a CDS encoding polyribonucleotide nucleotidyltransferase produces MKAMEKSISFDGRDIRLKVGTLAPQAGGSVVIELGDTSVLVTATRSTGREGIDFLPLLVDYEERLYAGGKIPGGFLRREGRPPEKVTLTCRLIDRPMRPLFPQWLRDDIQIVATTLSMDELVPPDVLAVTGASMATLLAQIPFKGPMAAVRVGLVGDDFILNPSFEEIRLGDLDLVVAGTHDGVVMVEAGANQLPEQDIIEAIDFGYEGALELIRHQEALMKDLGLQLVEEEPPVVDDKLEIYIREAAEEPVKKVLSNFEHTKSSRDEALDEVKGEIAEKIEQLPEDDPLRLAVTEDAKSLGKVFKGVTKQLMRAQIVEDKVRVDGRKLDEVRPISCQVGIVPRRVHGSALFNRGLTQVLSLATLGSPGDAQELDDLHPQEQKRYLHHYNFPPYSVGETRPMRSPGRREIGHGALAERALVPVLPPKESFPYVIRVVSEVLSSNGSTSMGSVCGSTLSLMHAGVPLSKPVSGAAMGLIKEGNEVRILTDIQGIEDFLGDMDFKVAGTDTGITALQMDMKITGLPVKIVADAVKQALPARLHILSKMMEAIQEPNPELSPFAPRLYSLKIDPDLIGLVIGPGGKTIKGITEETGCKIDIDNDGTVTISGLDGEKAMRARAIIQGMTRKIQAGEVFMGRVTRIIPIGAFVEIAPGKEGMVHISQVADYRIGKVEDELSVGDEIVVKVRDIDNKNRINLTRLGIDPDDEAAAREAGIIA; encoded by the coding sequence ATGAAAGCAATGGAAAAGTCAATATCCTTTGATGGACGGGATATTAGACTCAAGGTTGGAACCCTCGCTCCACAAGCCGGAGGCTCTGTCGTCATCGAGTTGGGCGATACCTCGGTTCTCGTCACAGCAACCCGTTCAACCGGTCGAGAAGGTATCGACTTCTTGCCCCTGCTCGTGGACTATGAAGAACGGCTCTATGCTGGGGGTAAGATTCCCGGTGGGTTCCTGCGTCGGGAGGGTCGTCCCCCCGAGAAAGTAACGCTAACCTGTCGTCTAATTGACCGTCCCATGCGTCCTTTGTTCCCCCAGTGGTTACGGGACGATATTCAGATTGTTGCCACCACCTTATCCATGGATGAGTTGGTTCCCCCAGATGTCCTGGCGGTGACGGGCGCGTCTATGGCCACCCTCTTGGCACAGATTCCCTTTAAAGGTCCTATGGCGGCGGTCCGTGTGGGCCTGGTGGGTGATGATTTCATTCTCAATCCCTCGTTTGAGGAGATTCGCCTGGGAGACTTGGATCTCGTCGTGGCGGGAACTCATGATGGGGTGGTGATGGTGGAAGCCGGCGCCAATCAGCTCCCGGAACAAGATATTATCGAAGCCATTGATTTCGGCTACGAAGGGGCGTTGGAGCTAATTCGTCACCAGGAAGCGTTGATGAAAGACTTGGGCCTGCAACTGGTGGAAGAAGAACCGCCGGTGGTGGATGACAAGTTGGAGATTTATATCCGTGAGGCGGCTGAGGAACCGGTGAAAAAGGTCCTTAGCAACTTTGAGCATACGAAGAGTAGCCGGGATGAAGCCCTCGATGAGGTCAAGGGGGAGATTGCTGAGAAAATTGAGCAACTTCCCGAAGATGACCCGCTGCGTTTGGCGGTGACGGAAGATGCTAAGTCTCTCGGTAAGGTCTTTAAGGGCGTGACGAAGCAGTTAATGCGCGCCCAGATTGTCGAGGATAAGGTCCGGGTTGATGGCCGCAAACTCGATGAAGTCCGCCCGATTTCCTGTCAGGTGGGGATTGTTCCCCGTCGGGTTCACGGGAGTGCTTTGTTTAACCGGGGTCTGACTCAGGTGTTGTCCCTGGCGACGCTGGGGTCTCCCGGTGATGCTCAGGAACTCGATGACCTGCATCCCCAGGAACAGAAACGCTATCTGCACCATTACAATTTTCCACCGTATTCTGTGGGCGAAACTCGTCCGATGCGATCGCCCGGTCGGCGGGAGATTGGTCACGGAGCGTTGGCGGAACGGGCGTTGGTTCCGGTGTTACCGCCGAAAGAAAGTTTCCCCTATGTGATTCGGGTGGTGTCTGAGGTCTTGTCCTCGAATGGCTCAACCTCGATGGGGTCGGTGTGCGGCTCAACTCTCTCCCTGATGCACGCGGGGGTTCCCCTGAGTAAGCCTGTTAGCGGTGCAGCGATGGGCTTAATTAAGGAAGGGAATGAGGTTCGCATTCTCACGGATATTCAAGGAATTGAAGATTTCCTCGGGGATATGGACTTCAAGGTCGCCGGAACGGATACCGGAATTACGGCCTTACAGATGGATATGAAAATCACGGGACTCCCGGTGAAAATTGTCGCGGATGCGGTCAAACAGGCTCTTCCGGCGCGACTGCATATCCTCAGTAAGATGATGGAAGCCATCCAGGAACCCAATCCTGAGTTGTCTCCTTTTGCGCCTCGTCTCTATAGCCTCAAGATTGACCCTGACCTGATTGGTTTGGTGATTGGTCCCGGTGGGAAAACCATTAAGGGGATTACGGAGGAAACGGGTTGTAAAATCGACATCGACAATGATGGAACGGTGACGATTTCGGGTCTTGATGGTGAGAAGGCGATGCGGGCCCGGGCGATTATCCAAGGGATGACTCGTAAGATTCAAGCCGGAGAGGTGTTTATGGGTCGTGTCACCCGCATTATTCCCATTGGCGCGTTTGTGGAGATTGCGCCTGGGAAGGAAGGGATGGTTCACATCTCCCAGGTGGCGGATTATCGCATCGGTAAGGTGGAGGATGAACTCTCCGTCGGCGATGAGATTGTGGTCAAGGTGCGGGATATCGATAATAAGAACCGCATCAATTTGACTCGTCTGGGGATTGACCCGGATGATGAGGCCGCAGCCCGGGAAGCCGGAATTATTGCTTAG
- a CDS encoding serpin family protein — protein sequence MIHHPNYGRFLGALLPLVMGVTVLGGGIPRTHWTPRGAIAQSPTAVRDLSEAQGELGFAVFHQVRERRGGENVILSPLSLSMALALLYGGAGGETQREMSQMLGVSGATTGELDRTYEGLLETMGELSGEVELAIANSIWTRQESPLRVEFIQSRQQFYRAQIQPVDFREPPHVLAAIHEWISQETQGRITELLSSRDVDERTVAVLLNALYFSGEWTSPFPEENTELAQFNRLGRSPVYVPMMKQRLSLVRAYENDLFQGIELPYGESERLGMYVFVPRDDVPFAEFLGQFTAENWRSWVRRFEWNEAGAIVRLPRFQVTTEVNVRESLEALGLGGMFQPGADFSGLSDDPFWVTVMRQQLYLEVTEAGTDAAAVTGIGGTRSAPISWVGDRPFVFVVRDNETEQILFLGSVVDPSL from the coding sequence ATGATTCATCACCCTAACTATGGACGGTTTCTCGGGGCGTTACTTCCCTTGGTGATGGGAGTGACGGTCTTGGGAGGCGGGATACCTCGGACTCACTGGACTCCTCGGGGGGCGATCGCCCAGTCACCGACGGCGGTGAGAGACTTAAGTGAGGCTCAGGGGGAGTTGGGGTTTGCGGTGTTCCACCAGGTGCGGGAACGTCGGGGTGGGGAGAATGTGATCCTGTCGCCGTTGAGTTTATCGATGGCGTTGGCGTTGCTGTATGGCGGGGCCGGGGGGGAGACTCAGAGGGAAATGAGTCAGATGCTAGGAGTATCTGGGGCGACGACTGGGGAGTTGGATCGGACCTATGAGGGACTGTTGGAGACGATGGGGGAACTGTCGGGGGAGGTGGAGTTGGCGATCGCCAATTCGATTTGGACTCGTCAAGAGAGTCCGTTAAGGGTTGAGTTTATTCAATCTCGTCAGCAGTTTTATCGGGCGCAGATTCAGCCGGTGGATTTCAGGGAACCGCCTCACGTGTTGGCGGCGATTCATGAGTGGATTTCTCAAGAGACTCAAGGGCGCATTACGGAACTGTTATCGAGCCGTGATGTGGATGAGAGGACGGTGGCGGTCTTGTTGAATGCGCTCTATTTTTCGGGAGAATGGACGAGTCCTTTTCCGGAAGAGAATACGGAATTGGCTCAGTTTAATCGGTTGGGACGGTCTCCGGTATATGTGCCAATGATGAAGCAACGGTTATCGTTGGTTCGGGCTTATGAAAATGACCTATTTCAGGGGATTGAGTTACCCTATGGGGAGAGTGAGCGGTTGGGGATGTATGTGTTTGTTCCCCGAGACGATGTCCCGTTTGCGGAGTTTTTAGGGCAGTTTACGGCGGAGAATTGGCGGAGTTGGGTCCGTCGGTTTGAGTGGAATGAGGCGGGGGCGATCGTGCGGCTACCCCGTTTTCAGGTCACGACGGAGGTGAATGTACGGGAGAGTTTGGAGGCGTTAGGACTGGGGGGAATGTTTCAACCGGGGGCGGATTTTTCGGGGTTAAGTGATGACCCGTTTTGGGTAACGGTGATGCGTCAACAACTCTATCTGGAGGTGACGGAGGCGGGGACTGATGCGGCGGCGGTGACGGGGATTGGGGGAACGCGATCAGCACCGATTTCTTGGGTGGGCGATCGACCTTTTGTGTTTGTTGTTCGGGATAATGAGACGGAACAAATCTTGTTTTTGGGAAGTGTGGTTGACCCGAGTTTATAG